GTTCTTCAAATGCAcaaacgatggggtatgtgcttgTTTTGATTATGTTTTCACCGGATTTGGTTCAATTTCGGTAGCTCAATGATGCTCATCTATTTGTGTAGGATGATGGATGCTTGTTTTGGTAGTGAGAAGAAGAATACAACGATCTATTGATAGCATGAAAATTAGTAGATGTTCGTGCACTCGTTGTTAGGATTGAGGCTAAACATGAGACTAGATGTGATATTAGAGAAGAAATCAGAGGGGAAGCAATGTCTATTTCTCTAGAATCAAAGAAGAATGAAGTATGTAAAATCGAGAATCCGCAGATCAACGATGAAGGCATCGAGAGGATATTAATCCAACGAATGGAAGTAGTCATGGAACTTGGATATCTTCTAATATTGTCATTCTTGTTTTTTTTTTGGTCTTGCTCTTCTAGCAAAGAATTGGTGAATTATTATGTAATCCAAAGTCGTTGAATGAAATAAAGAAGTAAAGAAATGTGTTTGAGTGGCCGAAATTGAAATGCAAATGATTTTTTTACTCCGCTAAATTTAGAGGATCGGCTAGATCCAGCCAAAACTTAGTGAAGTATTTATACTCCACTAAGCCTTTTACTCTGTAACTTTTAGGGGATCAGTTAGAGTTGGCCTTACAATTGGGCTCACAGCTTCCTCGGGTAGTGAGTGTGAACATATATACAACAATGTCCCAGTGTCTTAGTCCTACTGCACTCATGTTTTAGCCATTGCgatctgtgaagatacaagatgcaAGCTTACGTTGCACACGCCCAGTTACATCAGAATCTGGTCGCCGCACAATATGTTTACACTCTACACATTCGGTGCCCTGGTATTTCATTTCTTGGACTGGAAGCATGGGCCGCTTTGATGTTTTTCCTTTGTCATACAAAATCCACTATTCTGGTTTGTTCGACTGTATCATCTGCGTAGCTGCGTATTTAAATGCTCCTATCTTGATAGGCTTCCCTTGGTTACCAAGACAAACACAATTTGCATCCATTACTTTTACAATGGGCCCCAGCTGAAATATCGTACTAGCACTAGATGATCACATTCACATTAAGATGGCACGAGCATGCCACTCTAACACCATCTGCGGAATGAAATGAGGGTTTTCTAACTAGATGATTGAGTAGAATCTCATAAACTGAGGGTCTTTAGAAAAGCAGAGAAGATATGAAGAAGAAAAGAAGGGCCAGATTCTGCTCCACCTCAACAACCACGCAGCTGTTGTTAGGAACGTTGCGACCCTGTCGCCCATGTTTATGCTCCGACAGCAGTATCTCGAACCCAAATCCTGTGGGaaaatgtggggaaaagtgcgtctCCATAGAATTGGTCTGATGGTTAGCTTCAAAGATTCACAAATAAAGGCACATGCAAGGTAAACTGTGGAAGTTGATATCGGACAAGAAAGGTGTGGATTGGAGTTTTTTGCAAGCAGACAGAGTGCGCCTCTTGAAGCAAACTTTCGCATGTGCAAATCATTTTTACGGGGGCTCGCGTGTGCAAATTAGGAAGTGATATTTCACCTCTTCAACTAACAAATGTAAACATCACCCCACATTCTTATAACAATAATCTTCATATGTAGTATGTACGTAGGATAACACTGAACAAAACAACTCTTAACAATAACTCATGCAGATGTGCTCTGATATGTTTTgttcatggcacactaaattatcaTTTATTTGTCGGCATTTATGAGCACGATATAGTTGCATAATCAAAGAAATGTGATCATCTTGTGTCTATAGAAATACATAGAAAGTAACCGACTTCCACCGCAACAAATGGATCCACGTCCAGAAGTTAAAAGGAGCCACACAACGGCCATCCCTCCTATGGTAATTTACGGTTTCCACGGCGGCACCCCTACTCTGTTGGTGGAtcaccttcctcctcctctgttggtagATCGCTGCCCTCCTCCTATGTCGGCCCCGTTGGTGCGGGAGTGCCTTGAGACCCTGATCTACCGAAGGGAGCCATAGTCTTTCCCCATCTCGAGGTTTATGTTTTGACCCAAAATTCCCCATTTAGCTGACTTTTCTCATTTTCATCCAATTTAAGCAAACTTGTGCCAtcgcttttatttttttattctgaaTGCTTGGACCCTGGTCTCAGTGTTGTCCAGGCTTGCCACATCGGCTGGTTTATTTCCTCGATCAGTTTTTCTCGGTCTGATTCGATTTTTATGACCCGCCTTCCACTCTCTCCCCACTCCCCACGGTTGGCGATGACGGCAATACAGGGCCCGACAAAGTTGGTTGTTGTCGCCCTAGTGCCCACCTCGGTGCACCTAGCTTACCTGTTCGATGACCTCAACATCGATGCACAGGCACTGCGCACCGCGGTGGCTGGTCCGCGCTTCTGTCATGGAACAACGACACACAGACGTGCCAGTGAGAGGGGGGTTGCCTGCGAGAACGGTAGCATCGTCGAGGCTCGCCTCCCTTGCGTCGACCACATGGGCACACTCCCTTGGGCATGCTCGACAATCTCACAGCGCTCCGCACACTCTCCCTCCATTGGAACACACTCATGGGCCCCATGCCCAATGACATCTCTAACATGATCGAGCTCTGGGCCATGTAATTCCAGCACAACGGCTTCTCCGGCGAGATCTCAGTGTCGCTCTTCACGCTGAAGATCCTAGTGTGGCTCAACGTCGGGGAGAAGTTTTCGAGCGAGATCTAGCCAGACTTCAACAAGTTGAACCGGCTCAAGTCGTGGGTCCTCGACAACATTGACTTCTTCGGCGAGATTCCTAAACTGGACCTACCCACATCAACACAGCTCAACATCCCGTACAACAAGCTCAATGTTGGTTCCAACCCTACCCGAACTTCGGAATGTTTTGAAGGACTCCTTCATGGGCACCGAACAGTGCGGTAGCCCGACCGGTCAGTGCCCCGGCAAGATAGCGGAGACGCTGACCGGATAGCTGGGGTCCCAGCAAGGTGTCGGCGATTGCACTGACATCGGtggcggcaagaagaagaagaagtagcttcCTTGCAAAAACCATAAACCAGCCTATGTGGCAAGCCAAGTCAACAGAGGAATGTTGGTCCAAGCACCTATAACGGTTTTTTTAGGGGTAGtttgtttttgaaattttaaaaggGGTAGTTAGCGGCACAAATTTACTTAAATTGGATAAAATGTGAACAATCTACTAAATGAGGTATTTTGTGTGACAAAGGTGAAACTAAAGGGTAaaaagtgaaattaacacaagaaagAAGAGCAACGGACGAGCAAATGGGCCAATGCCAAGTTTTCCTGTGCACCTGCACCAACTCGATCGGCCAACCACTACCACGGGTGTGACCTCCTACCATGCAGAGCACGAAGCGCTCATGGCCCTATATAGACCCCGTACTCATTTCTCGGTAAGTGCACCACTTCACTTGCTTCGAGGCGCAACCAAGCCACACAAATGGGTGCTCCTCGCGGCCTCCGGCGACACGCTGCCGCCTCCGCATGCCCCCTCCTCGCGTTCGCCGTCCTCCTCGCGTTGCCGGGCCTCGCCGCCGGCGCCGTCACCCGGCGCTACACGTTCAATGTAGTACTCACGACGTCCGTCACCTCTTTGAAGACCGAACGATGCATGCATCGTTATTCATTGACCGTTCGTGCCGTGTCATCTTCAGGTGGGGATGACGAGCGTGACGCGGCTGTGCGGCACCAAGAGCATCCCGACGGTGAACGGGCAGTTCCCGGGGCCGAGGCTGGACGCGCGGGAGGGCGACCGGCTCGTGGTCACCGTCCACAACCACATGAGCCGCAACGTCTCGTTCCACTGGTGAGGACCGCCGTCGGTGCCTGCACGGTACGCATGCACGGTGCTGTATGATCTATGATGGTGTTTCAGTAACGGGCGTGCGTGTGCAGGCACGGGCTACGGCAGCTGCGCAACGGGTGGGCGGACGGGCCGGCGTACATCACGCAGTGCCCGATCCAGCCCGGGCGGAGCTACGTGTACGACTTCACCGTCGCCGGGCAGCGCGGCACGCTGTGGTGGCACGCGCACCTCTCCTGGCTCCGCGTGCACCTCTACGGGCCTCTCCTCATCCTCCCCGAGCTCGGCGTGCCCTACCCCTTCGCCGCCCCCTACAAGGAGGTGCCCATCATGTTCGGTACGTGCGTGCTTTGTTCGGGATCTTAcatctttttttttgaggggatGCTCAATTGCTCATTGGAATGGATGTTGGCAGGCGAGTGGTTCAAGGCCGATACGGAGTCGGTGATCAGCCAGGCCCTTCAGACTGGCGCTGGCCCAAATGTCTCCGACGCCTACACTTTCAATGGGCTCCCCGGCCCAACTTATAACTGCTCATCCAAAGGTACTTTTACTTCTCTCCCAAATCATCAACATGGCGGGCCTGCAAGCCCACAAGTTAATAAAGCTAGTCGTCTACTTATTTTCTGAATACCCCTAAATACACTTATTTTCTGAATGGAAATGTCTGCAACTGAAATGCACGTGCCAGACACGTACACGCTGAAGGTGCGGCCCGGGAGGACGTACATGCTCCGGCTCATCAACTCGGCGCTCAACGACGAGCTCTTCTTCGGCATCGCCGACCACACGCTCACCGTCGTCGAGGCGGACGCCAACTACGTCAAGCCCTTCACCGTCAGCACGCTCGTCATCTCGCCGGGGCAGACCATGAACGTGCTGCTCACCACGTCCGCCAGCCCTTCGTCCCAGGCCTTCGCCATGGGCATCGCGCCGTACACCAACACCCAGGGCACGTTCGAcaacaccaccgccgccgccgtcctccagtACGACGCCCCGACGCCGCCGAGCTCCGCCCAGAGCCTCCCCCTGCCGGCCCTGCCGCGGTACAACGACACCAACGCCGTGGCCAGGTTCACGAGCAACTTCCGGAGCCTCGCGAGCGCGCAGTACCCGGCGCGCGTGCCGCGGGCCGTGGACCGGCACGTCCTGTTCACCGTCGGCCTCGGCACCGACCCGTGCCCGTCCAACCAGACGTGCCAGGGCCCCAACGGCACCAAGTTCGCCGCGTCCATCAACAACAACTCCTTCGTCCGGCCCAGGACCGCGCTCCTCGAGGCGCACTACCGGCGCCGCTACGCCGGCGTGCTCATGGCCAACTTCCCGACCACGCCGCCGCACCCGTTCAACTACACCGGCACGCCGCCCAACAACACGTTCGTCGCCCACGGCACGAGGGTGGTGCCGCTCAAGTTCAACACCTCGGTGGAGCTGGTGATGCAGGGCACCGCCATCCAGGGCGCCGAGAGCCACCCCCTGCACATGCACGGCTTCAACTTCTTCGTGGTCGGGCAAGGGTTCGGCAACTACGACCCCATCAACGATCCGGCCAAGTACAACCTCGTCGACCCCGTCGAGCGGAACACCGTCAGCGTGCCCACCGCCGGCTGGGTCGCCGTGCGGTTCCTCGCCGACAACCCAGGTAATCTTTATTCGACACTTGTTGGCATGCTTGACTTGCCTGTACTCTTGTTTACTCGGCAGTGGCCAATGTCGACTAATTCGATGTGCATCCATCCATATGTGCGGCAGGTGTGTGGCTTATGCACTGCCACTTCGACGTCCACTTGAGCTGGGGCCTCTCCATGGCGTGGATGGTCGACgacgggccgctgcccaatcaaaaGATGTTGCCTCCGCCGTCCGATCTTCCGAAATGCTGATGACTCGTACAAGGGCGAAGATCTGCGCATGATTTCTTGCCTGCCGACCGCATTTCTATCTTCATGGTCGACGTACCAACTACCAACTCCTTGATCTGGACTGTTTAATTTGTACTGTTGTGCTGATTTTCTGGGAAGTCACTGGACTTTGTTTCCACGCACTTGAATTCCCGTTTTGAATCCGAATAAGAAGTGACAAACTGTTTTTTCTTGGACACCTTTTCTTGGTGTGTACACCCCATGTAATATGAGTTACCACCTCTTGATCACTTATAGTATCCCAAACATCCGACTGCATTATAACCAAATCATACATTTACTtaatcttgtgctactgtttttacTTTTTGGGGGATAAAGGTGCATTTTGCGAAGAATGAACTTCATAAAGTAGGTTGTAGACATGGACAATTAGACTGCTGGTATGAATAATTGAGGATTAGCTAGGACATTCATTACGGCCTATGGCGGCGTCTACGATGATTGTTTATTCCTTTATCATGAGTTAGTGACGTTTCCATTGATTTTGTCTTAGGGGAGCCAATATGGCGCACATGCTTTAGCTAGTAAGTCGGGAAATTCTAGCCCTTCTGTTTGGCAAGAGGAATCTCTTGAATTTCTTCTGTCTATCATGTCAAACGATGTAAGCGTTTTCCCTTATGAATAAAAACATTCATGAATGCTTTTCCTCTTTCTTTAGGATTAACTATGATAAAATGTGAGGCCGTTGACGTGACAAACATGCGAGATTTGCTGATGTAGAAGAGTTGCACGCATAGGAAAAATAGGCAATTAGATTTAGATGACAAGTTGACGACCATTCGACGTGAATGGTGAGCTATATAAAAAGATAGGATGGTAGGTTGATCGCTTGGCAGACATACATGATTTGTCGAGATTTGCTGAATCTGTGTTCTTTACTACAAACTCTTTCTCGATTGACGATGTACGAACTATGAGATTTTCGGAATAGACTTAGCTCAGGGGCGCTCCATTAACCGTTTAGCATGTAAGCTTTTACATTATCGTGCAACGAAAAGATGTTTTGGTTGCTTTAGTATTTTGAGTGAGCCGGTtaaatatacaattccttcaggctTTGATAGGGGACAGGTGGACTTTGTGGCTTCACTTGGCGCATCGGATGATGTCGGTCCAACTTAACAAACAAACCTAATGTATTACAATGGATGGAATTACAGTCCTCTAGTTTTCTCTAGTAAATCGATGTACGCTGACCTAATCAACATTGGCCGGTTTTTAGACGTCATCACATATGAAAGACTAAGGTGCCATTAAAGTACAAAATATCTATGTGGTTCCTTTACCGAAGGATTTTGATAAAAGGGTGAGCCTAAGATCATGGTTAATAGCATAGCCAACTCTTGGCTATATGTTTTTTTTACTATTTCTTGGCAatatgttgttgccatgtcatctatagtcaATCTTAATTGTAGCCAACATAAAAATAGTTAGCTATGAACATATACTACCATGGCCCACCTTATCTCTCGTAGAGTTCCGAGAAACACGTGCTATAGCTGGTTGTTAATCTACTGTTTGcttttcttctccctcctcttaCTATGGACAATAGGGAATACCCCgtgcgttgctgcgggaattggtTGATGAAAATTTGATTGATAatataagtgttggggaacgcagtatttcaaaaattttACCTACGataacgcaagatctatctaggagatgcatagcaacgagaggggagagtgtgtctacgtacccttgtagaccgaaagcggaagcgtttagtaacgcggttgatgtagtcgaacgtcttcgcgatccaaccgatccaagtaccgaacgtacgacacctctgcgatcagcacacgttcagctcgatgacgtccatcaaactcttgatccagttgaggccgagggagagtttcgtcagcacgacggcatgtctacggtgatgatgaagttaccgacgcagggcttcgcctaagcactacgatgatatgaccgaggtgtgtaactgtggagggggcaccgcacacgactaaaagatcaacttgtgtgttctagggtgccccctccccacgtatataaaggagggaggaggggagggtcggctggcccctagggcgcgcccaagaggggagtactactaggactcctagtcctagtaggattccaccaaaagggagaggggggaaggaaggagagggagagggagtaggaaagggggcccttgtccaattcggactacaaGGGGGGGGGCTGCCctggctgccctcctctctctccaataaggcccatggtggcccattagttcccccggggggttccggtaacccctccggcactctatTTTTACCCGAAATGattcgaaacacttctggtgtccgaataacatggtccaatatatcaatctttatgtctcaaccatttcgagactcctcgtcatgtccatggtctcatctgggactcttaacaaactttggttcatcaaaacacgaaactcataatataaatcgtcatcgaacgttaagcgtgcggaccctacgtgttcgagaactatgtcgacatgaccgagacacatctccggtcaataaccaatagcggaacctagatgctcatattgtctcctacatattctatgaagatctttatctgtcaaaccgcataacaacatacgttggtccctttgtcatcagtatgttacttgtccgagattcgatcgccggtatcatcatacctagttcaatctcgtcaccggcaagtctctttactcattctgtaatgcatcatcctgtggctaactcattagacacattgcttgcaaggctcatagtgatgtgcattaccgagagggcccagagatacctctccgatacacggagtgacaaatcctaatcttgatctatgccaactcaacaaacaccatcggggacacctgtagagcatctttataatcacccagttacgttgtggccttttatagcacacaaggtgttcctccattattcaggagttgcataatcccatagtctgaggaacatgtataagtcatgaagaaagtaatagcagaaaaactaaacgatcattatgctaagataactgatgggtcttgtccatcacatcattctctaacgatgtgatcccgttgatcaaatgaaaacacatgtctatggtcaggaaacttaaccatctttgattaacgagctagtctagtagaggcatactagggacactctatttgtctatgtattcacacatgtactaagtttctagttaatacaattctagcatgaataataaacatttatcatgatataaggaaatataaataacaactttagtattgcctctagggcatatttccttcagcctcccacttgcactagtgtcaagaatctagttcacatcgtcacgtgatttaataccaatagttcacatcttcatgtgattagttcacatcgccatgtgactaatacccaaagggttttactagagtcaataatctagttcacatcgctatgtgattaacacccaaagagtactaaggtgtgatcatgttttgcttgtgagagaagcttagtcaatgggtctgtcacatttagagccgtatgtattttgtaatttttttatgtctacaatgctgtgcatggagctactctagctaattgctcccactttcaatatgtatctagattgagacttagagtcatccggatcggtgtaaaagcttgcatcgacgacactctttacgacgaactctttatcacctccataaccgagaaatatctccttagcctTCTaacgataattttgaccgctgtccagtgatccactcctggatcaatattgtgcccccttgccaaattcatggcaaggtacacaatatgtTTGGTACgcaatactttatagaacctatggctgaggcatagggaatgactttcattctctttctattttctaccgtggtcgtgttttgagtcttactcaactttacaccttgcaacacaagcaagaactccttttttgactgatccattttaaactatttcaaaatcttgtcaaggtatatactcattgaaaaaaatcttctcaagcatcttgatctatctccatagatcttgatgctcaatatgtaagcaactttaccgaggtctttctttgaaaatactcctttcaaacactcctgtatgctttctagaaaattctacatcatttccgatcaacaatatgtcattcacacatacttatcagaaaggctgtagtgctcccactcactttcttgtaaatataggcttcaccgcaagtctgtataaatctatatgctttgaccacactatcaaagtgtgcattccaactctgagatgcttgcaccaatccataaatggatcactggagcttacacactttgttagcacctttaggattgacaaaaccttctgggtgTATCatttacaactcttctttaagaaatccattaaggaattcagttttgacatccatttgtcaaatttcataaaatgcggcaattgctaacatgattcggacagactttaagcatcgatacgagcggaaaaatctcatcgtagtcaacacattgaacttgttgaaaaacctttttgtgacaattcgagctttgtagatagtaacattactatcaacgtccgtcttcctcttgaagatccatttattctcaatggcttgctgatcatcgagcaagtcaaccaaagtccatactttgttctcatacatggatcccatctcagatttcatggccttaagccattttgtggaatctgggctcatcaccgcttcctcatagttcgtaggttcgtcatggtctagtaacatgacttccagaacaggattaccgtaccattttggtgcggaccgtactctggttaacctacgaggttcggtagtaacttgatctgaagtttcatgatcatcatcattagcttcctcactaattggagtaggaatcattggaactgatttctgtgatgaactactttccaattcgcgagaaggtacaattaccttatcaagttctacattcctcctactcacttctttcgagagagaccccttctttagaaaggatccattcgtagcaacgaatatcttgcctttggatctgtgatagaaggtgtacccaacaatttcctttgggtatcctatgaagacacatttcttcaatttgggttcgagcttatcaggttgaaactttttcacataagcatcgcagtcccaaacttttaaaaacgacaaattatgtttcttgccaaaccacagttcatacggtgttgtctcaacagatttagatggtgccctatttaacgtgaatgtagttgtctctaatgcataacctcaaaacgatagtggtaaatcggtaagagacatcatctatcgcaccatatctaataaagttcggttacgatgttcggacacaccattacgctgtggtgtttgtaAGATGATAAGTGTTCCCTACCCCTTGAGGGGGAGTCGCGGGCTGTATATATTGATGTGCCGAAGCCAAGCCTTGGCGTACAAGGAAGGTTTACAAGAGTTTGAGTAGAACAAGTAAAGGAAAGAGTTGGAGGTTGCTACGGAAACTATATtcgctaacaccctcccttaatcttaaCTACCCTAGATTAAGATTACTCTTGAACTCCTCAAACGGTCTTGCTGGTAAAGCCTTTGTAAAGCCGTCCGCCACTTGATCCTTAGAGGGAATAAACCGTATCTCAAGTTTCTTTGCTGCAACCCTCTCtcgcacaaagtgaaaatcaatttctatGTGCTTTGTTCTTGCATGAAACACAGGGTTTGCAGACAAGTATGTTGCTCCCaagttatcacaccataaacatgagatACGATTTTTCTTGATCCCCAATTCCTCAAGAAGTGATTCAACCCAAATGATTTCAGCAGTTGCATTTGCCAAGGACTTGTATTCAGCTTCTGTGCTTGATCGTGACACAGTTGCTTGCTTTCTAGCACTCCAAGAAATAAGATTGGACCCAAAGAACACTGCAAAACCTCCAGTTGATCTTCTATCATCActgcatcctgcccagtcagcatcagagaatgcactcaCAAGAGAGGAGCCAGAATGTTTGAAGTGAAGTCCTGTTCCCATAGTATGCTTCACATATCTTACAATTCTCTTGACAGCTGACCAATGTGCGGAAGTGGGAGCATGAAGATATTGACAAACTTTATTAacagcaaatgagatatctggACGCGTGAGAGTTAGATATTGTAATGCTCCCACAATACTTCTGTACCTTGTGCTCTCTTCTTCTTGAAGTGGCTCACCTTCATATGCTGAGAGTTTTTCTGGGGAAGATAAAGGTGTAGGTACTGGCTTGCAATTCTTCATTCCCATGCGAGACAAAAGCTCAGTGATATATTTCTCCTGATTTAACACAATACCATCTTGAGTTTTTCTAACTTCAATCCCAAGGAAGAAATGCAAGTCACCCAGGTCTTTCAAGGCAAACTCTGAGCTCAAGTCATGCAGAAGTGCATTagtagcattttgtgaagaacttgcaactatgatatcatcaacatatataagcacaaaaatgactactccagccttgttataaataaacaaAGACATATCAGCTTTAGAGGCAATGAAACCAAGATATTTCAACTGTAAGCTTAATCTGGAgtaccatgctctgggtgcttgtTTTAGACCATAGAGTGCTTTGTCAAGCTTGCAAACATAATGTGGTGATTCCTTATCCTCATATCCAGGTGGTTGTCTCatgaacacttcctcttccagaacaccatgcaaaaacgcgttctgtacatctagctgtgTTAGGCTCCAACCCTTGGATACAGCAATGGCTAGCACAAGTCTGATAGTTGCAGCTTTCACAACAGGACTAAAGGTGTCCTCGTAATCAATACCATAACGTTGCTTAAAGCCCTTTGCAACTAGACGTGCTTTatacctgtcaatggagccatctgccttcttTTTGATTCTGTACACCCATTTGCAATCGATGATATTTTTGCCTTTTTGGTTTGGTACAAGATGCCAGGTTTTGTTCCTCATAAGTGCAGAATATTCCTCATCCATTGCCTTCTTCCACTTAGGATCGTCAAGTGCACTACTCAACGTTGTTGGCtctcctgaaatacacaacatTCCATATGGTATAGTTCCATCTTTTCTTATTTTAGGATTCCGTATACCTTTCTGTAGATGTGTCATAACCCGTGAAGAAGCTGCTGGCTGAACCTCAGGAATGCTGGCCACGGAAGATCCTGACGAGCCTGCATGTGCTGACACAGGGGAATCTGCTGCCTCCTGCGCAGATGATCCTGCAGCCGAAGGTGTGGCCGCCTCCCCAGAGCGCACACAAGGGCTAACTGCCCGGTCCGGCACAGCCGATCCGCTGCCCGACCGCGGTTGCAGGCGCATGTGGGGCGAGGGGGATCCGGCCCCGCTGCTGGTCCCGCCTGTTGCtgaggtggcggcgcgggagtggccCTCCCTGGATTCGTTGCCGCAGCTGACAGAGGCGCGATCCGAGGTGGATCTGCTCGCGCGATTCGAGGTCTGCCCGCACACAGGAGTTCCAGGCGCCGCCGGATCACCTTCGTTGTCCGTGCCAGGTTCATCTTCTTCCTCAGCATGCAATATAGGATCAATTTGAGCTATATTTTCAGGATTTTGATCAATTTGAGCcctgtttgttggggaacgtagcagaaattcaaaaattttcctacgcgtcaccaagatctatctatggagaaaccagctacgagtagaaggagagtgcatctacatacccttgtagatcgctaagcggaagcgttcaagtgaacg
The Triticum dicoccoides isolate Atlit2015 ecotype Zavitan chromosome 3A, WEW_v2.0, whole genome shotgun sequence genome window above contains:
- the LOC119269560 gene encoding putative laccase-5 is translated as MGAPRGLRRHAAASACPLLAFAVLLALPGLAAGAVTRRYTFNVGMTSVTRLCGTKSIPTVNGQFPGPRLDAREGDRLVVTVHNHMSRNVSFHWHGLRQLRNGWADGPAYITQCPIQPGRSYVYDFTVAGQRGTLWWHAHLSWLRVHLYGPLLILPELGVPYPFAAPYKEVPIMFGEWFKADTESVISQALQTGAGPNVSDAYTFNGLPGPTYNCSSKDTYTLKVRPGRTYMLRLINSALNDELFFGIADHTLTVVEADANYVKPFTVSTLVISPGQTMNVLLTTSASPSSQAFAMGIAPYTNTQGTFDNTTAAAVLQYDAPTPPSSAQSLPLPALPRYNDTNAVARFTSNFRSLASAQYPARVPRAVDRHVLFTVGLGTDPCPSNQTCQGPNGTKFAASINNNSFVRPRTALLEAHYRRRYAGVLMANFPTTPPHPFNYTGTPPNNTFVAHGTRVVPLKFNTSVELVMQGTAIQGAESHPLHMHGFNFFVVGQGFGNYDPINDPAKYNLVDPVERNTVSVPTAGWVAVRFLADNPGVWLMHCHFDVHLSWGLSMAWMVDDGPLPNQKMLPPPSDLPKC